One window of the Shewanella maritima genome contains the following:
- a CDS encoding SURF1 family protein, with protein sequence MMNMSSSTNTNLTMNGVVTGSPWKRYGWSIVAFILITVAVFSALVKLGLWQLDRAKQKQTWQQTLSERQQQRQLSYSEILGQLAKQQTDEFSLLSGYQLALSATPVSEQILLLDNQVYQGQVGYLAFQLLTVAPSQPRLLLELGFVAGSKDRRILPSVQPLPLEQVELTGRVYQKQINPMSQQLQAEMGNPLRFQNLNIAELSELLQTPIANLVLQPNSLANQQLPQPWQPIPLGVQKHQGYALQWFTMAAVFLSLMLWLAVRFIRKQQTGFLK encoded by the coding sequence ATAATGAATATGAGCAGTAGCACTAACACTAACTTAACGATGAATGGGGTTGTCACAGGCAGTCCTTGGAAACGTTATGGTTGGTCAATTGTCGCGTTCATATTAATTACTGTGGCGGTATTTAGCGCTCTGGTCAAGCTGGGCTTATGGCAGTTAGACAGAGCTAAACAAAAGCAAACATGGCAACAAACCTTGAGTGAGCGTCAGCAGCAACGCCAATTAAGCTACAGCGAAATACTGGGGCAGCTGGCTAAGCAACAAACAGATGAGTTTAGCCTACTAAGTGGCTACCAACTTGCCCTTAGCGCGACACCAGTAAGCGAGCAAATCTTGCTACTCGATAATCAAGTCTACCAAGGACAGGTGGGTTATTTAGCATTTCAGCTGCTAACGGTAGCGCCATCACAACCTAGGCTATTGCTTGAATTAGGCTTTGTTGCAGGCAGTAAAGACCGCCGCATATTACCAAGCGTACAGCCGCTACCTTTAGAGCAAGTTGAGTTAACAGGTCGGGTTTATCAAAAACAAATCAACCCAATGAGCCAACAACTGCAAGCCGAGATGGGCAACCCGCTGCGATTTCAAAATCTTAATATTGCTGAGCTAAGTGAATTGCTACAAACACCAATCGCCAATCTAGTGCTGCAGCCCAACTCACTTGCTAACCAACAATTACCTCAGCCATGGCAGCCTATTCCATTAGGGGTGCAAAAACATCAAGGTTATGCCCTGCAGTGGTTCACTATGGCAGCCGTGTTCTTAAGCTTGATGCTATGGCTAGCTGTTAGGTTTATTCGTAAACAACAAACAGGTTTCCTTAAATAA
- a CDS encoding DUF2909 family protein, translating to MTTPFIVKLVLVLLLIFIMFNLARALFILVKGENKQSMAPFLGKRVLFSAIAVILLLLALGFGFIAPNPRPY from the coding sequence GTGACAACCCCATTCATCGTTAAGTTAGTGTTAGTGCTACTGCTCATATTCATTATGTTTAACTTAGCTAGGGCGCTGTTTATTTTGGTTAAAGGCGAAAATAAACAATCAATGGCGCCATTTTTGGGAAAACGCGTGCTGTTTTCAGCTATCGCCGTCATCTTGTTGCTTCTGGCGCTTGGGTTTGGTTTTATCGCACCTAACCCAAGACCTTATTAG
- a CDS encoding cytochrome c oxidase subunit 3 produces MTTKHETYYVPAQSIWPIVGAIGLFLIAFGAGSYIQQLSTEQSSGGYILIAGIGVIIFMLFGWFKNVIDESMAGLYSAQMDRSFRQGMSWFIFSEVMFFGAFFGALFYARMISVPWLGGASNNAMTHEVLWPTFEAMWPLIKTPDGTTTEAMPWTGLPLINTIILVTSSVTLHFAHTSLEKMKRTPLIVWLAITIILGSVFLYLQVLEYTHAYHDMGLTLESGIYGNTFFLLTGFHGMHVTLGTLFLLILFLRVLKGHFTPDKQFAFEAGSWYWHFVDVVWLGLFIFVYVL; encoded by the coding sequence ATGACAACAAAACATGAAACCTATTATGTACCCGCCCAGAGTATTTGGCCGATTGTCGGCGCCATAGGGCTATTTTTAATCGCGTTTGGTGCAGGCAGTTATATTCAACAGTTATCAACTGAGCAAAGCTCAGGCGGCTATATCCTGATCGCCGGTATTGGCGTGATTATATTTATGCTATTTGGCTGGTTTAAAAATGTTATCGACGAGTCGATGGCTGGCCTATATTCAGCGCAAATGGATAGATCATTTCGTCAAGGCATGAGCTGGTTTATCTTCTCAGAAGTGATGTTCTTTGGCGCGTTCTTTGGCGCGCTGTTTTACGCGCGCATGATTTCAGTCCCTTGGCTTGGCGGCGCATCAAATAACGCCATGACCCACGAAGTACTGTGGCCGACATTCGAAGCGATGTGGCCACTGATTAAAACTCCAGATGGCACCACAACTGAGGCTATGCCTTGGACCGGCTTGCCGCTAATTAACACCATCATTCTGGTGACCTCGTCAGTCACTTTGCACTTTGCCCACACAAGTCTTGAGAAAATGAAGCGCACACCACTTATCGTGTGGCTCGCAATCACCATTATTCTTGGCTCAGTGTTCTTATACCTGCAGGTGCTGGAGTATACCCACGCCTATCATGATATGGGACTGACGTTAGAGTCGGGTATTTACGGCAATACCTTCTTCTTGCTAACCGGGTTTCACGGCATGCACGTGACCTTGGGCACCTTGTTCTTACTCATTTTGTTCTTGCGAGTATTGAAAGGCCACTTCACCCCAGACAAGCAGTTCGCCTTCGAGGCGGGAAGTTGGTACTGGCACTTTGTTGATGTGGTGTGGCTAGGACTATTTATCTTCGTCTACGTGCTGTAG
- a CDS encoding cytochrome c oxidase assembly protein has product MTASPKSNRKLLTLLVLGSVGMFGFGFALVPLYDVLCDALGINGKPQGTASTYEAVVVDESRTVTVEFIAHVQSGMAWDFTPQVNRIEVHPGKLTHAKFIAHNKSAKDTVGQAIPSVSPGQGAAYFNKTECFCFNQQPLAAQASAELPLIFYVDPDLPESITTLTLSYTLYDITGKVVSAIEQGAAK; this is encoded by the coding sequence ATGACAGCAAGCCCAAAGTCAAATCGTAAACTACTCACGCTACTGGTGCTTGGCTCAGTGGGTATGTTCGGCTTTGGATTTGCGTTGGTGCCACTTTATGACGTGCTTTGTGATGCGCTAGGCATCAATGGTAAACCTCAAGGCACGGCAAGTACTTATGAAGCTGTGGTTGTCGATGAGAGCCGCACTGTCACTGTCGAGTTTATCGCACATGTACAGTCAGGCATGGCGTGGGACTTTACTCCGCAAGTTAATCGGATTGAGGTACATCCGGGCAAACTTACTCACGCCAAATTCATCGCCCACAATAAGTCTGCTAAAGACACCGTCGGTCAAGCAATTCCATCTGTGTCACCCGGTCAAGGCGCGGCTTACTTTAATAAAACCGAATGTTTTTGCTTTAACCAGCAACCACTAGCCGCGCAAGCAAGCGCCGAGTTACCTCTGATTTTTTATGTGGACCCAGATCTTCCTGAGTCCATCACCACATTGACTCTCTCTTATACCCTCTATGACATCACAGGAAAGGTGGTGAGTGCGATAGAGCAAGGAGCAGCAAAATGA
- the ctaD gene encoding cytochrome c oxidase subunit I, producing MSTMTHEQTADHVHHDDHHGAPKGLMRWVLTTNHKDIGSLYLWFSFLMFLTGGAMAMVIRAELFQPGLQLVDPNFFNQMTTVHGLIMVFGAVMPAFTGLANWLIPMMIGAPDMALPRMNNWSFWILPFAFSLLIGSLFMEGGGPNFGWTFYAPLSTTYSPDTTALFVFSVHIMGISSIMGAINVIVTIVNMRAPGMTWMKLPLFVWTWLITAFLLIAVMPVLAGVVTMVLTDKYFATSFFDAAGGGDPVMFQHIFWFFGHPEVYIMILPSFGIISAIVPAFCRKPLFGYASMVYATASIAILSFLVWAHHMFTTGMPVFAELFFMYCTMLIAVPTGVKVFNWVATMWRGAMTFETPMLFALAFIILFTIGGFSGLMLAITPADFQYHDTYFVVAHFHYVLVSGAVFSIMAAAYYWLPKWTGHMYSETLGRWHFWCSVISVNVLFFPMHFLGLAGMPRRIPDYAIQFADVNQIVSIGGFAFGLSQLIFLAVVIKCVRGGEKAPAKPWEGAEGLEWEIPSPAPYHSFTTPPEVK from the coding sequence ATGAGCACAATGACACACGAACAAACTGCCGACCATGTACACCATGATGATCATCATGGCGCCCCAAAAGGGCTCATGCGTTGGGTTTTAACCACCAACCACAAAGACATAGGTTCACTCTATCTGTGGTTTAGTTTCTTAATGTTTTTAACTGGCGGCGCAATGGCGATGGTTATTCGCGCCGAACTATTCCAGCCAGGTCTACAACTAGTTGACCCCAACTTCTTCAACCAGATGACCACGGTTCATGGCCTCATCATGGTATTTGGCGCAGTGATGCCAGCCTTTACAGGGTTAGCAAACTGGCTGATCCCCATGATGATTGGCGCGCCAGATATGGCGCTGCCGCGAATGAACAACTGGAGTTTTTGGATCCTACCATTCGCGTTTTCTCTGTTGATAGGCTCGCTATTTATGGAAGGCGGCGGACCTAACTTTGGCTGGACCTTCTATGCACCGCTGTCGACAACCTATAGTCCAGATACCACAGCACTATTTGTATTCTCTGTGCATATTATGGGTATCAGTTCAATCATGGGTGCAATTAACGTTATTGTCACCATCGTCAATATGCGCGCTCCAGGCATGACCTGGATGAAGCTGCCACTGTTTGTGTGGACTTGGTTAATCACGGCATTCTTGCTTATTGCCGTTATGCCTGTCCTCGCCGGTGTTGTCACCATGGTATTGACCGATAAATACTTCGCCACCAGCTTCTTCGATGCTGCCGGTGGCGGTGACCCAGTAATGTTCCAGCATATTTTCTGGTTCTTTGGTCACCCAGAGGTATACATCATGATTCTGCCATCCTTTGGCATTATCTCAGCCATTGTCCCAGCGTTTTGTCGCAAACCGCTGTTTGGTTACGCATCAATGGTCTACGCCACCGCCAGTATCGCAATCTTGTCATTCCTGGTTTGGGCGCATCACATGTTCACTACAGGTATGCCAGTATTTGCTGAGCTATTTTTCATGTACTGCACCATGTTGATTGCAGTGCCAACTGGCGTGAAGGTATTTAACTGGGTAGCCACCATGTGGCGCGGCGCGATGACCTTCGAAACACCTATGTTATTTGCACTGGCATTCATCATCCTGTTTACCATTGGCGGCTTTTCAGGACTGATGCTGGCAATTACACCAGCGGATTTTCAATATCATGACACCTACTTTGTAGTGGCTCACTTCCACTATGTACTGGTATCTGGCGCGGTATTCTCCATTATGGCAGCCGCTTATTACTGGCTACCTAAATGGACAGGTCACATGTACAGCGAGACGTTAGGGCGCTGGCATTTCTGGTGCTCAGTGATTTCGGTCAACGTGCTGTTCTTCCCAATGCACTTCTTGGGTCTTGCGGGTATGCCAAGACGTATCCCTGATTACGCTATTCAGTTTGCAGACGTTAACCAAATCGTATCGATTGGCGGCTTCGCCTTTGGTCTGTCGCAGCTGATTTTCTTAGCTGTGGTGATTAAGTGCGTACGCGGCGGAGAGAAAGCACCAGCAAAACCTTGGGAAGGTGCCGAAGGACTTGAATGGGAAATCCCAAGCCCAGCACCGTATCACTCGTTCACGACTCCACCAGAGGTGAAATGA
- the coxB gene encoding cytochrome c oxidase subunit II: MKQWLYCALLGLLVVVAPRLGASEMPLNMTQGVTNISGQVYDLHMIILYICCAIGFLVFGVMIYSMIFHRKSKGVEPAKFHHSTKVEVIWTVIPFLILIGMAIPATKTLIAMEDPSNADLTIKVTGSQWKWHYSYFNEDVEFFSVLSTPRDQIEGDATKTDTYLLEVDKPLVIPTNRKVRFLMTSDDVIHSWWVPAFAVKKDANPGFINEAWTKVDKPGTYRGQCAELCGKDHGFMPVVVEVLPEAEFDAWLADQKLAAKQAEVEAAASLNKTLSMEELMAQGEQVYLASCAACHQPNGAGLPGVFPSLIGSPLIKGDVSAHIDIVVNGKPGTAMQAFNKQLSATQIAAVVTYERNAWGNNSGDSVQAIDVSNLTTGAATSSSAETEATQAVPDATSAVETIEQAAETVVSEVQEIASEVAQAVEADLSELTHEQLMSEGEQVYMASCVACHQANGAGLPGAFPSLIGSPIIKGDVSGHIEVVKNGAPGTAMQAFGALLTPRQIAAVVTYERNAWGNNSGDTVQAKDVDSHGQ, encoded by the coding sequence GTGAAGCAATGGTTGTATTGTGCGCTATTGGGGTTACTAGTTGTAGTAGCACCGCGCCTTGGGGCAAGCGAAATGCCCCTAAACATGACCCAAGGTGTCACTAATATTAGTGGTCAAGTGTATGACCTACACATGATCATTTTGTATATTTGCTGCGCCATTGGTTTTTTGGTGTTTGGAGTAATGATTTACTCCATGATATTCCACCGCAAATCAAAAGGCGTTGAACCCGCTAAATTTCACCATAGCACCAAAGTTGAGGTGATATGGACGGTTATCCCTTTCCTTATCCTTATCGGTATGGCTATTCCAGCGACCAAAACTTTGATCGCCATGGAAGACCCATCGAATGCTGACTTAACGATTAAGGTAACGGGTTCACAATGGAAGTGGCATTACAGCTACTTCAATGAAGACGTCGAGTTTTTCAGCGTACTATCGACCCCAAGAGATCAAATCGAGGGCGACGCCACCAAAACCGATACCTACCTACTGGAAGTAGATAAACCTCTAGTCATCCCTACCAATCGTAAAGTGCGCTTTTTAATGACTTCAGATGATGTGATTCACTCCTGGTGGGTACCCGCATTTGCCGTTAAAAAAGATGCTAACCCAGGATTTATTAATGAAGCCTGGACCAAGGTTGATAAGCCTGGCACTTACCGCGGGCAATGCGCCGAGCTATGTGGTAAAGACCACGGCTTTATGCCGGTGGTGGTTGAAGTATTACCAGAAGCTGAATTTGATGCTTGGTTAGCTGACCAAAAACTAGCAGCTAAACAGGCCGAAGTAGAAGCCGCCGCATCGCTTAATAAGACCTTGTCGATGGAAGAGCTGATGGCTCAAGGCGAGCAGGTTTACCTTGCGAGCTGCGCGGCTTGTCACCAACCTAACGGCGCTGGCCTTCCGGGTGTGTTCCCATCACTTATTGGCAGTCCGCTGATTAAGGGCGATGTGTCAGCTCACATTGATATCGTAGTTAACGGTAAACCCGGCACGGCTATGCAGGCATTCAATAAGCAGCTAAGTGCAACTCAAATTGCCGCTGTCGTCACTTATGAGCGCAATGCCTGGGGCAACAACAGCGGCGACTCAGTGCAGGCGATCGATGTTAGCAACCTTACTACAGGAGCTGCCACCAGCTCGAGCGCTGAAACTGAAGCAACCCAAGCGGTACCTGACGCAACCTCGGCTGTCGAAACCATAGAGCAAGCAGCTGAAACTGTGGTTAGTGAAGTCCAAGAGATCGCCAGCGAAGTTGCTCAGGCAGTTGAAGCCGACCTTTCCGAACTCACCCATGAACAGCTAATGAGTGAAGGTGAACAAGTTTACATGGCAAGCTGTGTTGCCTGTCACCAAGCCAATGGCGCAGGTCTTCCTGGTGCTTTCCCATCTCTGATTGGCAGCCCTATCATCAAAGGTGATGTAAGCGGTCATATTGAAGTAGTCAAAAACGGTGCTCCTGGCACGGCAATGCAAGCGTTTGGCGCATTACTGACGCCAAGACAAATCGCTGCGGTAGTGACTTATGAGCGCAACGCTTGGGGTAATAACTCAGGCGATACCGTGCAAGCGAAAGACGTTGACAGTCATGGTCAGTAG
- a CDS encoding SulA-like leucine-rich domain-containing protein, which translates to MNNLMGNSPRHPGMWTDSSTSCTDLQVQPSINTVRSNTQGEQELKALAPQLATLSFQGRWIVLINPPHISYKQLLANAGVRTDRVLLVHAKDEIETLWATEKALTSGTSSAVVSWTSNLDDRDSRRLQLVAKSARALGLVIQEQQASEHANQAVNPASITGKMNNFAAIH; encoded by the coding sequence ATGAATAACTTAATGGGAAATTCACCTCGCCACCCTGGTATGTGGACTGATAGCTCAACAAGCTGCACCGATCTTCAAGTACAACCTAGCATTAATACTGTGCGCTCAAACACTCAAGGTGAGCAGGAGCTAAAAGCCCTTGCACCACAACTTGCTACGCTGAGTTTTCAAGGTCGCTGGATTGTACTTATCAATCCTCCACATATTAGCTACAAACAACTGCTTGCTAACGCAGGCGTCCGCACTGACCGGGTATTGTTGGTGCATGCAAAAGATGAAATTGAAACCCTCTGGGCCACTGAAAAAGCCCTTACCAGTGGTACATCTAGCGCGGTCGTTAGCTGGACCAGCAATCTAGATGACCGCGACAGTCGCCGTCTGCAACTGGTAGCAAAAAGTGCTCGCGCGCTTGGTCTAGTTATCCAGGAGCAACAAGCAAGCGAACATGCTAATCAAGCTGTTAACCCAGCAAGTATCACTGGCAAAATGAATAATTTCGCAGCAATTCATTAA
- the lexA gene encoding transcriptional repressor LexA produces MRPLTPRQAEILELIKTNIAETGMPPTRAEIAKRLGFKSANAAEEHLKALARKGCIEIMPGTSRGIRLPQDEEAQNDGLPLIGQVAAGEPILAQEHVEQHYQVDPDMFKPSADFLLRVRGDSMKDIGILEGDLLAVHKMQQARNGQVVVARVEDDVTVKRFEKKGNTVLLHAENEDYSPIKVDLTCESLTIEGLAVGVIRNGDWS; encoded by the coding sequence ATGAGACCATTAACGCCGCGCCAAGCAGAAATTTTAGAGCTAATTAAAACCAATATTGCAGAAACTGGCATGCCACCTACTCGTGCAGAGATTGCCAAGCGTCTTGGGTTTAAAAGTGCCAACGCTGCTGAGGAGCACTTAAAAGCGTTAGCTCGTAAAGGCTGTATTGAAATCATGCCTGGTACATCTCGCGGTATTCGCCTCCCTCAAGACGAAGAAGCGCAAAACGATGGTCTGCCGTTAATTGGTCAAGTTGCTGCGGGGGAACCGATTTTGGCGCAGGAACATGTTGAACAGCATTACCAAGTTGACCCAGATATGTTTAAACCTTCTGCTGACTTTTTACTACGCGTGCGCGGCGACAGTATGAAAGACATTGGTATTTTAGAAGGCGACTTACTTGCGGTGCATAAGATGCAACAAGCAAGAAATGGTCAAGTGGTTGTCGCTCGTGTTGAAGATGATGTCACAGTAAAACGTTTTGAAAAGAAAGGTAATACAGTACTGCTACATGCTGAGAATGAAGACTACTCTCCAATCAAGGTCGACTTAACCTGTGAGAGCTTAACCATCGAAGGCTTAGCGGTTGGTGTGATTAGAAATGGAGATTGGTCATGA
- the plsB gene encoding glycerol-3-phosphate 1-O-acyltransferase PlsB, producing the protein MSKPDSLVLRALRWVQKWMVHTIVVPEDPFDDLNLDKDKPIVYVMKTESISDTAALSEITSGFGMPSPYEPLEIDGLTVPRIVCLEGRKPIFGRRESGDKFLSYFTNLLTVHRQRPELDIQLVPVSLYWGRTPGKEDDTMKAAVLERQSPTWLRKWLMIMFLGRHNFVQFSNAVSLRFMADEHGSDKAIAQKLTRVARVHFGRQRKVMTGPQLPNRNSLFDSLLKSEAVQKAIKEEAANKKVSEEKAKETAVKYIDEIAADYSDSLIRIAERFLTWLWNKLYSGIKIRGAEQVRQLHHDGHEIVYVPCHRSHMDYLLLSYILYYQGMVPPHIAAGINLNFWPAGPMFRRGGAFFIRRSFNGNKLYTAVFREYLDQLFTKGYSVEYFTEGGRSRTGRLLAPKTGMLAMTVNSVLRGIERPVTLVPVYLGYDHVMEVATYHKELSGKKKKKESVWQVFGIIRKLGNFGHGYVNFGEPINLQNFLTQQSPDWREEMAKDKEQKPSWLTPAVNDLANRVMTNINGAAAVSAVTLGSLALLATEQNALERSQLEKQLNLYLNLLNKVPYTGYTSVVDGDGASVIDQGLALNKFVSEKDTMGEIISLDEQTSITMSYYRNNIIHLLIVPSLIASCLVYIENCKREQIKAIVADLYPLLKAELFMNIDDLDAYIDNILALMTAEQLIDGTELFKVNEAHVTQLNLLAETVSETMQRYAIIFNLLAIKPDLERSELESDSYQLAQRLGKLHGVTAPEFYDKKLYNTLSVKLKDLGYLSAEQANEDVIRIREHVNQLQRSSVKQTIVDSVAAEHG; encoded by the coding sequence ATGTCAAAACCAGATTCGCTAGTATTACGCGCGTTGCGCTGGGTTCAAAAGTGGATGGTACACACGATTGTTGTTCCTGAAGATCCTTTTGATGACTTAAATCTCGATAAAGATAAGCCCATTGTTTACGTGATGAAGACGGAGTCGATTAGCGACACCGCTGCATTAAGTGAAATCACCTCAGGCTTTGGTATGCCAAGCCCCTATGAGCCGCTAGAAATTGACGGTTTGACGGTGCCTAGGATTGTTTGCCTTGAAGGACGTAAGCCGATTTTTGGTCGCCGAGAAAGTGGTGACAAGTTCCTGAGCTATTTTACCAATCTGTTAACTGTGCACCGCCAGCGTCCTGAATTAGATATTCAGCTGGTGCCAGTGAGCCTGTATTGGGGGCGTACGCCGGGCAAAGAAGATGACACCATGAAAGCGGCAGTACTAGAGCGTCAGAGTCCAACCTGGTTACGCAAGTGGCTGATGATTATGTTTTTAGGTCGTCATAACTTCGTGCAGTTCTCAAATGCTGTATCACTTAGATTTATGGCAGATGAGCATGGCAGTGATAAAGCCATCGCGCAAAAGCTTACCCGTGTTGCTCGGGTACACTTTGGTCGTCAACGCAAGGTGATGACCGGGCCACAGCTGCCAAATCGTAACTCATTGTTTGACTCATTACTGAAGTCTGAAGCGGTACAAAAAGCGATTAAGGAAGAGGCTGCCAACAAGAAAGTATCAGAGGAGAAGGCAAAGGAAACTGCGGTTAAATATATTGATGAGATAGCGGCAGATTATTCAGACAGTTTAATTCGTATCGCTGAGCGCTTTTTAACCTGGCTGTGGAATAAGCTCTACAGTGGCATTAAAATTCGCGGCGCTGAGCAAGTTCGCCAATTACACCATGACGGCCACGAGATTGTGTATGTACCTTGTCACCGCAGCCACATGGACTACTTGCTGCTGTCGTACATCCTTTACTATCAAGGTATGGTACCGCCGCATATTGCTGCAGGTATTAACCTTAACTTCTGGCCAGCAGGACCTATGTTCCGCCGCGGCGGCGCCTTCTTCATTCGCCGCAGCTTTAACGGAAACAAGTTATACACCGCAGTATTTCGTGAGTATTTAGATCAGCTGTTTACCAAGGGCTACTCTGTAGAGTACTTCACCGAAGGTGGTCGTTCACGCACCGGGCGCTTGCTAGCACCAAAAACCGGTATGTTGGCGATGACAGTTAACAGTGTGCTGCGCGGCATTGAAAGACCTGTCACGCTAGTACCAGTTTATCTGGGTTACGACCACGTGATGGAAGTGGCGACTTATCATAAAGAGCTAAGCGGCAAGAAGAAAAAGAAAGAGTCGGTTTGGCAAGTATTCGGCATTATCCGCAAACTGGGTAACTTTGGCCATGGCTATGTTAACTTCGGTGAGCCAATTAACCTGCAAAATTTCTTAACTCAGCAATCACCTGATTGGCGCGAAGAAATGGCAAAAGATAAAGAGCAAAAGCCAAGCTGGTTAACACCAGCCGTCAATGATTTAGCCAATCGCGTGATGACCAATATTAACGGCGCCGCGGCGGTTTCTGCCGTCACTTTAGGTAGTCTAGCGTTACTGGCGACTGAGCAAAATGCACTAGAGCGCAGCCAGCTAGAGAAGCAGTTAAATCTTTATCTCAATCTACTCAACAAGGTGCCATACACAGGCTACACCTCTGTGGTGGACGGTGATGGCGCTTCGGTTATCGACCAAGGATTAGCGCTGAATAAGTTTGTCTCTGAAAAAGACACCATGGGTGAGATTATCTCACTTGATGAGCAAACAAGTATCACCATGAGCTACTATCGCAACAACATCATTCACCTGTTGATTGTGCCTTCACTTATCGCCAGTTGCCTGGTTTATATCGAAAATTGTAAGCGTGAGCAAATAAAAGCGATTGTGGCGGATTTATATCCGCTATTGAAAGCTGAGCTGTTTATGAATATCGATGATCTTGATGCTTACATTGATAACATTTTGGCGCTAATGACAGCAGAGCAGTTAATAGATGGCACAGAGCTGTTTAAAGTCAATGAGGCACACGTCACACAGTTAAACCTGCTTGCTGAAACTGTCAGCGAAACCATGCAACGTTACGCAATCATTTTCAATTTGCTTGCCATTAAACCTGATCTTGAGCGCAGTGAACTCGAAAGCGACAGCTACCAACTTGCGCAGCGTTTAGGTAAGTTACATGGGGTAACGGCACCTGAATTCTATGACAAGAAATTGTACAACACCCTAAGCGTGAAGCTTAAAGATCTTGGTTATTTGAGTGCAGAGCAAGCTAATGAAGATGTGATTCGAATTCGTGAGCATGTCAATCAATTACAGCGCTCATCGGTAAAACAAACAATTGTAGACAGCGTTGCTGCGGAGCACGGTTAA
- the mtr gene encoding tryptophan permease, which translates to MTIQHEGGQTASPQAKSLLGGAMIIAGTTVGAGMFSLPVVGAGMWFGWSLVMLVGIWFCMLMSGLYLLEANLHFKPGASFDTLTKETLGQFWRVVNGLSIAFVLYILSYAYISGGGSIVNHSLNSIGVELPQSVAGLVFALVLAAIVVISTKAVDRITTVMLGGMVITFFLAIGNLLIEVDFSKLAQSDSQASYLPFMLAALPFGLTSFGYHGNVPSLVKYYGKDGAKITKAIFIGTGIALLIYVCWLVATMGNIDRSIFPDIIAKGGNMGVLVAALSDVIESTWLNNLLTLFANLAVASSFLGVTLGLFDFLADLFGFDDSATGRAKTAAVTFIPPTILGLLFPNGFLIAIGFAALAATIWAVIVPGLLAYKVRKLYPNSDGFKVPGGNGIIWLVIAFGVITAACHLLAMADILPVYK; encoded by the coding sequence ATGACAATTCAACACGAAGGTGGCCAAACGGCTAGCCCACAAGCTAAATCGCTACTCGGTGGTGCAATGATTATTGCAGGCACCACAGTTGGCGCGGGTATGTTTTCTCTGCCAGTTGTGGGCGCTGGTATGTGGTTTGGTTGGTCATTGGTCATGCTTGTTGGCATTTGGTTTTGCATGCTGATGTCTGGCTTGTATTTGCTTGAAGCTAATTTGCATTTTAAGCCTGGTGCGAGCTTTGACACGCTGACCAAAGAGACTCTTGGGCAATTTTGGCGAGTGGTCAATGGCTTGTCTATCGCGTTTGTGTTGTATATCTTGTCGTACGCTTACATCAGTGGCGGCGGGTCCATTGTCAATCACAGCCTAAATTCAATCGGTGTTGAATTGCCGCAAAGTGTCGCAGGTCTTGTGTTTGCTTTGGTATTGGCTGCAATTGTTGTTATCAGTACTAAAGCAGTCGATCGAATTACCACCGTTATGCTTGGTGGTATGGTGATTACCTTTTTCCTGGCGATTGGTAATCTGCTCATTGAAGTAGACTTTAGCAAGCTTGCGCAAAGTGATTCTCAAGCAAGTTATCTCCCCTTTATGTTGGCCGCTTTACCGTTTGGTTTAACTAGCTTTGGTTATCACGGTAACGTGCCAAGCCTAGTTAAATATTATGGTAAAGATGGTGCTAAGATCACTAAGGCGATATTTATTGGTACCGGTATCGCCTTGCTGATTTATGTGTGTTGGTTAGTCGCCACTATGGGCAATATCGACCGTAGTATTTTCCCTGATATTATCGCTAAAGGCGGTAACATGGGCGTGCTAGTTGCTGCGCTGTCTGATGTGATTGAAAGCACTTGGTTGAATAACTTACTTACCTTGTTTGCAAACCTAGCTGTGGCGTCTTCATTCCTTGGTGTAACTCTTGGTTTGTTTGACTTCTTAGCGGATTTATTCGGTTTTGATGATTCAGCAACAGGCCGTGCTAAAACCGCGGCTGTGACCTTCATTCCACCAACCATTCTAGGCTTACTGTTTCCTAATGGCTTTTTGATTGCGATTGGTTTTGCCGCGTTGGCAGCAACTATTTGGGCGGTTATTGTGCCGGGGTTATTGGCATACAAGGTACGTAAACTGTATCCAAATAGCGACGGCTTTAAGGTGCCAGGTGGTAATGGCATTATCTGGCTAGTGATTGCCTTTGGTGTGAT